The proteins below are encoded in one region of Aquisphaera giovannonii:
- a CDS encoding class I SAM-dependent methyltransferase: MDRIAACKCCGGPAPSFGRVDFHKSCESRRREVFPPSGILIEYHRCPSCRFLFTTDFDGFTADDLKRYIYNDDYIRVDPDYPEERPRINADNLSVLFPADRPRRTLDYGGGSGRLAELLRVRGFGEVRTYDPFVEAFAERPAGRFDLIVCTEVLEHATDPRRVLEDIAGLLDDPGMVLFTTLLQPPDLDSQGLGWWYVGPRNGHVSLFTAESLDRLAEPLGLHLASFNDSWHVLLRDRIPDFARRFVQPA, from the coding sequence ATGGATCGGATCGCGGCCTGCAAGTGCTGCGGAGGGCCCGCGCCCTCGTTCGGGCGGGTGGACTTCCACAAGAGTTGCGAGTCCCGCCGCCGGGAGGTCTTCCCCCCGTCCGGCATCCTCATCGAATATCACCGCTGCCCGTCCTGCCGGTTCCTCTTCACGACCGACTTCGACGGATTCACCGCCGACGACCTGAAGCGATACATCTACAACGACGACTACATCCGCGTCGACCCCGACTACCCCGAGGAGCGGCCGCGGATCAACGCGGACAACCTCTCGGTCCTGTTCCCGGCGGACCGGCCGCGGCGGACGCTCGACTACGGCGGCGGCAGTGGCCGCCTCGCGGAGCTCCTCCGCGTGCGCGGGTTCGGCGAGGTCCGCACCTACGACCCGTTCGTCGAGGCGTTCGCCGAGAGGCCGGCGGGGCGGTTCGACCTCATCGTCTGCACCGAGGTCCTGGAGCACGCGACCGACCCCAGGCGGGTGCTCGAGGACATCGCCGGCCTGCTCGACGACCCGGGGATGGTCCTCTTCACCACACTGCTCCAGCCGCCGGACCTCGACTCTCAGGGCCTGGGCTGGTGGTACGTCGGCCCCCGCAACGGCCACGTCTCGCTCTTCACGGCGGAGAGCCTCGATCGGCTCGCCGAGCCGCTGGGCCTCCACCTCGCGTCCTTCAACGACTCCTGGCACGTCCTCCTGCGCGACCGCATCCCGGACTTCGCCCGGCGCTTCGTGCAGCCCGCGTAG
- a CDS encoding class II aldolase/adducin family protein: MSTATPLASDDGPALDEERRLRVELAGCYRIFDHLGWSEVIMNHITVRVPGEGHHFLINPYGLRYDEVTASNLVKIDTEGNVVGRSEWPVNPAGFIIHSAIHSSREDAICVMHTHTTEAQAVSVKRGGLNHNSFYAAQLHGRVGYHTFEGVTVHDEEKPRLLASLGRANTVLVMRNHGVLTVGRSIAEAFWNMWRFQRAAEVQAALAGMEGPDVEVPEAVRRDCVAVGDNYGPSSVAETIFRALLRKVRRLDPSFED; encoded by the coding sequence ATGAGCACCGCCACCCCCCTCGCGTCGGACGACGGCCCCGCCCTCGACGAGGAGCGACGGCTCCGCGTCGAGCTCGCCGGCTGCTATCGGATCTTCGATCACCTCGGCTGGAGCGAGGTGATCATGAACCACATCACCGTCCGCGTGCCGGGCGAGGGGCACCACTTCCTCATCAACCCGTACGGCCTGCGGTACGACGAGGTCACGGCGTCGAACCTGGTCAAGATCGACACCGAGGGGAACGTGGTCGGCCGCTCCGAGTGGCCGGTCAATCCGGCGGGGTTCATCATCCACAGCGCGATCCATTCGTCGCGCGAGGACGCGATCTGCGTCATGCACACGCACACGACGGAGGCGCAGGCCGTCTCCGTCAAGCGGGGCGGGCTGAACCACAACTCGTTCTACGCCGCCCAGCTCCACGGCCGCGTCGGCTATCACACCTTCGAGGGCGTCACCGTGCACGACGAGGAGAAGCCGCGGCTCCTCGCCAGCCTGGGCCGGGCGAACACGGTGCTGGTGATGCGCAACCACGGCGTCCTGACCGTCGGCCGGAGCATCGCCGAGGCGTTCTGGAACATGTGGCGTTTCCAGCGCGCCGCGGAGGTGCAGGCGGCGCTCGCGGGCATGGAAGGCCCGGACGTCGAGGTCCCCGAGGCGGTCCGCCGCGACTGCGTCGCGGTCGGCGACAACTACGGGCCGAGCAGCGTCGCCGAGACGATCTTCCGGGCCCTTCTGCGGAAGGTCCGCCGGCTCGACCCCTCCTTCGAGGACTGA
- a CDS encoding sialate O-acetylesterase has translation MKPFSFLMAALLSLAAAADAPAREPDPKFYIFLCFGQSNMEGFPGIEPQDKSPVERFEVLSAVDAPKLGRKRGSWYPAVPPLCRASTGLCPADYFGRTLVAGLPKDVRVGVVNVSVAGCKIELFDKGGFKAYASTAPPWMANIIKEYGGDPYARLVEMGKLAQKDGVIKGILLHQGESNTNDKQWPAKVKTIYENLIKDLDLKAESVPLLAGELVNADQHGACASMNSIIAGLPRVIPGARVVSSAGCQARRDHLHFTPAGYRELGKRYAEAMLPLLGGPAPAPSRPEAPASASGAAPR, from the coding sequence ATGAAGCCATTTTCCTTCCTCATGGCGGCCCTGCTGTCCCTCGCGGCGGCCGCGGACGCCCCGGCCCGGGAGCCGGACCCGAAATTCTACATCTTCCTCTGCTTCGGCCAGTCCAACATGGAGGGCTTCCCGGGGATCGAGCCGCAGGACAAATCCCCGGTCGAGCGGTTCGAGGTCCTGTCGGCGGTCGACGCCCCGAAGCTCGGCCGGAAGAGAGGGAGCTGGTACCCCGCCGTCCCCCCGCTGTGCCGGGCCTCGACCGGCCTCTGCCCCGCCGACTACTTCGGCAGGACGCTGGTCGCCGGCCTCCCGAAGGACGTGCGGGTGGGCGTCGTGAACGTCTCGGTGGCCGGGTGCAAGATCGAGCTGTTCGACAAGGGCGGCTTCAAGGCCTATGCGTCCACCGCGCCTCCCTGGATGGCCAACATCATCAAGGAGTATGGCGGGGATCCCTACGCCCGCCTGGTCGAGATGGGGAAGCTCGCCCAGAAGGACGGCGTCATCAAGGGGATCCTGCTGCACCAGGGGGAGTCCAACACCAACGACAAGCAATGGCCCGCGAAGGTGAAGACGATTTATGAAAACCTGATCAAGGACCTGGACCTCAAGGCCGAATCGGTCCCCCTGCTCGCGGGCGAGCTCGTGAACGCCGACCAGCACGGCGCCTGCGCGAGCATGAACTCCATCATCGCCGGCCTGCCGCGGGTCATCCCGGGCGCCCGCGTCGTCTCCTCCGCCGGCTGCCAGGCCCGCCGGGATCACCTCCACTTCACCCCGGCCGGCTATCGCGAGCTCGGCAAGCGATACGCGGAGGCGATGCTGCCGCTCCTGGGCGGGCCGGCCCCCGCGCCGAGCCGGCCCGAAGCCCCGGCGTCGGCGAGCGGGGCGGCCCCCCGATAG